The stretch of DNA gATCAGACAATTTATAGAAGAACtataaatgaccaataaatatattaaaaatataaattaaaatgagttaatatttctAATTAACCAGATTTGCAAAAAGGTAAGAGTCCGATAATATAAAGTGTTGCcaagaatgttaaaaaataagatctttcaTAAAAACTACAAGGGAGAATATAAGTTGGAACAACTATTTTGAAGAACGATTTGACAATATCTGCTAAAGATGAAAATGTGCATATctcatgacccagcaattccactcctagatgtATAGTCTAGAGAAATTTTTATACATGTGAAAAAGCAGACatgtacaaaaatatgaaatagcagTATACACAGCAAAATAGGCAGGAACAGTAAGTCcaccaataagtaaataaataatatttggcaTAATCAGATGCTATAAAACTATGTAGAAATGTAAAGGAATGATAAACATCTGTATATCTGCATAAACAGAACTCAAAACATCATTTCCTATATACActaagaaataatttatgtaaatgtcAAAGAGCACCAATTagcaaaagctttaaaaactgaattagaaAGATACACTGAATTCATGATAATTGCTGTTTCTAAGGTGAGAATGAAATACAATAGGAGATAAAAGAgactttaattttatctttaacttttaaTTGCATTGATTAAAAAGGAACTGAAAGCAAACTGGGacaaaatggtaataatgatCAGTTCTAGATGTCTGGATAATATGTGCACTtgttattctttataattttatatatatattagccaCTTCTCAAATAAAAgtataatgagaaaagaaaacacaacaaagtATATTAGAAACACAGGTATCAGTTATGAGACTGCTGCAATATTCTAAGATAAGGCTGTGGGGTATACAGTGGGACATTTTCCATTGGGGATGAATGCTCTTAAGGAAGTGGGCCTTGGTGGCTGTGTGAATGTAGTGAAGAGAGGCTGGTTCCCCATTCACAATACTGTGTTTGGCATGTAATGAGTTCGTAATAATGTTTACTGGATTCTGTGGACGACATTAGTATTTTCCTGGTTGTAAGAGCTTCAGCCATGCAAGTGAGCTTGGAGGAAGGGAGGTGATAGTAGGAAAAGATAAAGGCGCTACCTATTACCTCAGAATAGATCTTTAGGGAATTAATTTCTTGAAAGATGGCCCCAAAAAACATAGTCAGTTCCAAAGTCCCCCTTCTAAGTGCTACAGAACCTTTAGAGGGAACTACTCATCTTTTGCAAGGAAAGTCTTTGGAAGACTATCCCAGCACTGGTCTCAATAGTGGTCAGAGATAATTAATCTGAAAAAATGCCTCTTCTGTGCCTCACACTGAAGGAAAAGAATGATTGGACAAGGTAAGGCATTGGGGGAGGTGTTTAGCATCATGACCCAATTTTTCTTATAGTGTCACCTGGGAGACCAAGACAGGAACTATAACAGCATGTCCTCAGCATGCAAGAGAACACTGGAGTCACTACTACCTATGGCCAATGATAGAGTGAATTGAAAGGACTGATCCCactgcagaggaaggggaaatggaTAAGGACACCAGACAATATTACAggaaaattgattaaaattagATCTGAGCTATCCCATACCCCTAACAGAACCTGAATCCTACCAGATCCTATTATAACAGGGAGAACAGTTAACCTCATAAGTTTATAACCTCAGTGCCAGAATATCTACTATCTGGGGTatttgggtattttaaaaaatattttatttatttattcatgagagacacagagagagagacagagacagagacaaagacagaggcagagacacaggcagaaggagaagaaagctccatgcagggaacccgacatgggactcgatcccaggactccaggatcataccctgggccgaaggcggtgctaaaccgctgagccacccggggtgcccatATTTGGGTATTGAAGGAACTTAATGACTTCAATTTTGTTGGGCTTAAAGGATCTGTGATTTATCTTATGAACAATCTTTTGTATAGTTGGTGCCCAGGATAGGCATATGTCAGCAAAAAAGTTCCATTAGTGTTCTCTTGAGGCTTGGCACTCAAGGGCATTTTTTCCCAATCAATCATCTCCTTCACAGCTCTATATTCACTGCCCCCAGCTCCCAAGTGCTACTCTCCTTCTTCAGCAATCCTAGGACAACCTTTCAGGTACTGATCCTTTTGGCCCAAATACCCTAGAAAATACCTATTTTTGTTCTAAGTCTCAGCAGAAAAGTTTAAAGCAGTGGCTAAGAGCAAGAATGCAAGGGCCAGATCCAGTTACTGTCTAACTGCTACTTAagaattgtgtgaccttggataagtttGTGCCTTAGttctttatctgtaagatgggggaAATCATTATACTTACTGCAAATGCATGTGGCAGAAATAGGACTTAGAGCAGTGCCTGCACATAGAAAACTCCATAGGACATAGCCATTACTGTAATTCAGAAAATTTCCTAACTctccagggagagggaaaggcttCTTTCTCTGTATTCCCACTATATCTGTACTAACCTGAATTAATGCAATTACTTATGTAGCCTTCCAATAACTTTGCATCACTATGTCCACTAGacagtgagctccttgagggcagcaAGGTCTTGTTATTGCCATTGTATCTTCACCATATGGTACAGGGCCAGGTACAACAGAGATTCAATGAGATTGCTATAAAGctgattttgaaaagcaaatgtgTTTCAAACAATTGACACATTGGGAAACTCAGTATAACCTGTGattccctctgccaggaactACATGAATGCACAAAACTGCATTCAAAACTGCTGAACAcagcagcaaaagaaaatccaacatGCTCACACCTGAAACATCTATCACAACTTAGGTTATGAAATACATCATGCATATGTAGTGTTATAAGATTCCACCAGATTTCATATTATAATAGTCCCCTGCTATCCACAGGTtatacattccaagaccccagtggatgcctgaaatcagagatagtactgaaccctatatatacGGCATACCTCAAAAATACTGCTGATTCAGTTCTGGACTACTGCAATAATGGAAATAtagcaataaagtgagtcaaatgagtttttgtttcccagtgcatataaggGGTGTTTATATAATACCATAGCCTATTAAGTGTGGAATAGCATtatgtcttaaaaacaaaacaaaacaaaaaacaatgagactaacttaatttaaaaactttattgctaggggtggctcagtggctcagtcagttaagcatcgaactcttgattttggttcaggtcaggatctcagggtcatgagatcaaacccccatgtcaggctctgcactcagcagggagtctgcttgagattttctccctctccctctatccctcccctcaGCATGAGCtcactctaaaatatatatataaatctctgaaaatctttttttttaatctctgaaaatcttattgcttaaaaaatgctaaccatcacctgagctttcagtgagctgtaatcactgatcacagatcaacataacaaatataataataatgaaaaagtttgaaatactacGAGATTTACCAGAATGTGCCACAGACACAAAGTGAACAAGCACTGTTGGGAAAAATGGCACCGATAGGCTTGCTAGAAGCAGGGCTGCCACAAATTTTCAATTcgtaaaaaatacattatttgtgAAGTGCAATCAAGTGAAGCACAATCAAATGAGGTATGCCTATATGGTGTTTTCCTATCTTACGTGCTTATAATAAggtgtaatttataaattaagcataGCAAGAGACTAACAATAACTGATAATAATGGCaatatgctgtaataaaagtcatgtgaatgtgctctctctctctctctctctctctctcaaaataacttACTGCattgtactcacccttcttcctgtgatgatgtgaaaggataaaatgcctacatgaggACACGAAGTTAGGGGGATAATAACACAGCATTGTGACGTAGTGTTAGGCTACAATTGACCTGATGATTCATCAGAaaggatcatctgcttcccaATAGTGGTTGAGGGCAGTGGGCAATTGAAACTGCAGAAGCGAAACCACAGATAAGGGGGACTATCATAGTCTCCCCTTCTACCATTTCTCAATTATTCACAAGCCTCTAATGGTTCCACAAGGAAAACTCTAGGTAATGTGTCATATTTATTGGTGTGTTTATGTGCTTTCTAACCagttaacatatgtaaaatgGTGCCATTTTTATTAGGGtcttatccttttttaaatgtGTCACTGACAAGGTTTTTGAATGTTGTACCCTATTGCCACCTTTCCCACAAGCcttgtttttattacattatcTTGCACACTGTGCTGATTTTTAGGATAGGTCTCCTTAGAACAGAATCATACCCAGTGGACTCATGGCTGATGGTGaataacttttctttctcatctccatGGATACCAAAGGCTCCTGAAACTGTAGGAGCCACTGTTAGTCAGTAAATGCTGTTTGGGCCAGCAGTACTATCACACaattaaaagcaataaatatttattcatagacaactagatgccaggcactgtgatgaGCAGTAGAGATGCTGGCTAATAAAAACTGCCTACAACTCTTTCAatctggggatgggggtggaagggagagagacgAGTAATTACAATAGAGAGGGATCAATGCTATTCAAGAATATAGCAAGGGCTTCTCTCCAGACTTCAGGGAGTCAGCAAAGACTGGAAAGAGGAAGTGTTCCTCTTTCCCAGATCTCTCCACTCCTATAAATCAGTCTCTTTCCTTGTtgtccccacctctgcctccttcctctaCTTCCTGAGTTATCTTGCTGTCAGCTCTGAGCAAGGAGGCAGCAAAGGGAAGAGTTAATGTGGCACAGGTGGGAGGGGTAAGGTCCCTGAGGGGAGCAAGTAAGAAGCTTCATAAAGGGCCCCATAGGCATTGGTCAAGGTAAAGAGAAGGTGCCAACACACAGTGCTCAGGATCTTTCTCCAGTCAAGTCTTCTGGGGTGCTCTCCTCctgttcatttatccattcaatgTTTATTCATCTTCTGCCGTGAGCCAGATTCTGGGTGAAATCGGTTCTACTCACCTGACCTCCTCCTACATCAGAGATGCTTCTTCCACGTAAGGCTGCTACTCTGGGTTGAGTGCCATTTCCTCCCCCTTTGGAAGCTCCACTCCCTCAGGTACCCCAGGAATAAGACTTTAGTGGGACCCCTTTCTGGATtgtgaagaaggaagggagacagagaagttcCCTTTTATGCTGCCATTTCTTTGTCAGTGCTTTTTGCCGCCCAACTTCAACTCTCCAGCAGGTGTTCAAGTTCACTACTTCAGCATCAAGGTAAAAATAATGTAAGCACCCCAAAAACCCAGGTTTTCTCCTGTCACGTGAGGCTTCCAGCTTCACTGCAGATCCAATCTTCCTCCTttgtttctcctcttctctctacTCTTCTTCTCCAAGGGTTGATACCCAGAATGTTAAAGCTGGACAACACTACAATCATTGTGTCCAGCCCCACTGTACagctgaggaagctgaggcccaggagCTCTGCCTAAGGATATACAATCAAGGACAGtacagcctggggcctgatccccCACCAGCTCTGGCTTTCTCTCCACCTTAAGGAGACTGAGATGGACTCTACTTTGGatcctgaggaagaaaaacactAATCTCAGCCCCAACTATACCAGCAACGGCAGGTGACCTCCAGCTATACCAGCAACTGCAACAGTGAGGCCCTCATTTCTCAATACCAgtgtccctcccccccccccatttgtcCCCCTACAATACTCATGGGCTTTTAGGCACAAAGGATTCTCCCATCTAAGCTAGGGTAGTGACTTTAATTATTTATCCAAAACCCCAAACAAAGGTTATAACCCTGTGACCCCCCAACCCTGCACTCCCCCTACACATACCCCATGGATGGGTCTGTGCCCCTGTAACACCCTCCAATATCTCTCCCCTATCAGGAGTCATGCCCCCATGAGCCCTAAAGCTTTGCCCCCACAGGATGGCAGAAGGTCCACATCCCAACTCCACCTTCCCACGCCCCACTTTCTTCATACTGACTGGCATTCCAGGGTTAGGGGGTACCCAGACCTGGCTGACACTGGTCTTTGGGCCCATGTATCTGCTGGCCCTGCTGGGAAATGGAACACTGTTGGCATTGGTGCAGATAGACTCCACACTGCAGCAGCCCATGTTTCTACTCCTGGCCACACTGGCAGCCACAGACCTGGGCTTAGCCACATCTATAGCCCCAGGGTTGCTTGCTGTGATGTGGCTTGGGCCCCGGCCTGTGCCATATGGTGTCTGCCTGGCCCAGATGTTCTTTGTTCATGCACTGACTGCTGTGGAATCCGGTGTACTGTTGGCCATGGCCTGTGATCGTGCTGTGGCAGTAGGGCGTCCCCTACATTACCCTCTCCTAATCACCAAAGCCCGTGTAGGCTATGCAGCACTGGCACTGGCCCTGAAAGCTGTGGCTATTGTtgtgcctttccctctgctggtGGCGCGATTTGAGTACTTCCGAGCCAAGACCATAGACCATGCCTACTGTGCACACATGGCAGTGGTAGAGCTGGTGGTGGGCAACACACAAGCTAACAATTTGTATGGGCTGGCACTTTCACTGGCTGT from Canis lupus dingo isolate Sandy chromosome 21, ASM325472v2, whole genome shotgun sequence encodes:
- the LOC112667541 gene encoding olfactory receptor 52W1 gives rise to the protein MAEGPHPNSTFPRPTFFILTGIPGLGGTQTWLTLVFGPMYLLALLGNGTLLALVQIDSTLQQPMFLLLATLAATDLGLATSIAPGLLAVMWLGPRPVPYGVCLAQMFFVHALTAVESGVLLAMACDRAVAVGRPLHYPLLITKARVGYAALALALKAVAIVVPFPLLVARFEYFRAKTIDHAYCAHMAVVELVVGNTQANNLYGLALSLAVSGIDILGIAGSYGLIAHTVLRLPTWEARAKAFGTCSSHICVILAFYVPGLFSYLTHRFGRHTIPKPVHILLSNIYLLLPPALNPLIYGVRTKQIRDRLLETFTFRKSQL